AAAGTGTTTAGCTCCAAGCATTATAGCTTGTTTTACTTTATCTTTATCACCTAACGCGCTGACCATAATCACTTTCATCCGCGGGTTTATTTTCAGTAATTCAGGTAATGCGGACAACCCGTCTTTCTTCGGCATGGAAATATCCAGGGTCAAAACATCTATCTGCGCACCGATTCCGGCGACTTTAGTAATGGCGTCTTCACCGTCGGTGGCAGAACCTATAACCGCACAGCCGAAACTCTCCAGCATGCGCTGAATAGTCTTAATCATAAAGGCAGAATCATCAACAATAAAAGCATTGATGGGGTTACCATTATCTTTTGTGCCGATATACATTTTTTCTGCGTTACCGTTAATTATCATTTGGACCCCCTATTCATGCACATAATGATTACATACTCCTTTACTATTTTATTACTAATTCCTTAATTTTATCAACAATCTTATTTAAAGGCAAAACAAAATTAATATTACCTTTATTAATTGCAGCTTTCGGCATGCCGAATATAACACAACTTTCTTCATCCTGGGCAATAGTTTTACCGGAATATTGCTTGATAAGACCGATATTTTCCGAACCGTCGTTGCCCATACCGGTCATAATTATACCGATAGAGTTGCTTTTTGCCGCTTCTGCCACAAAATAAAACAAGGTTTCAGCGCTGGGTCTGAAACCGCCTACTTTGGCATAGGAATCCAGTTTGATTTTCATAGTATTCCGACCCTCTTCTTTTATCCTGAAATGTTTGTCGCCGGGAATGATATAAACATAACCGCGCTCAATTACATCTTCATCCTCAGCTTCTTTAATATTCATTTTGGAAATATCATTCAATCTTTCGGCCAAAACTTTGGTAAAAGTACTGGGCATGTGCTGCACAATGATCACCGCAGCGTTCAGATCATCAGGCAGAACAGGTATGATCTGGTTCAAAGCACTAGGCCCTCCTGTAGAGATTCCAATGGCGACCAGGCTGAAATCCAGTTGAACATTGCCCTTTGGCTCCCAGTTGGATTCCTTCACGTGCTGCCGGAATTGTTCTTTGGTAATATTATCTCGGTCGACTACCGCATATGTGGTGGTTGCCAGTTTTTCAGCCTGAGGAGATGTCGCTTCTTTTTTAACAGCCAGCTGAATTTTTTGCAGAAGCTCCAGTTTCAGACGATCATGGCTGGTCAAATCAAAAGCGTCATCCGGTTTTTGTATCCAGTCAATGGCTCCCAGTTCCAGCGATTTGATAGTAATATCAGCCCCTTTTCGGGTTAAAGCGCTGACCATTATAACCGGGATATTGTAACGTTTTTTTATTATGCTCAGTGTTTCCAGGCCGTTCATCCTGGGCATTTCCACATCCAGAGTAATAACATCAGGTTTATAGGTTGTTAATATTGACAATGCCGCAGCGCCGTCATTGGCCATTTTTACTGTTCCTATATTTTCATCCGCAGATAAAACGCGATTCAAATATGTTCTGATAAATAAAGAATCATCTACAATTAAAACATTTATTTTGGAAGACATTTATATATCCCCTGTACGACTTTTTCAATCAGCGTAGACACGTCAATAATCAGGGCTACTGTTCCGTCCCCCAGGATAGAAGCCCCGGCAATACCCGGTGAATCCACCAGGCTGTTATCCAGTGATTTTATTACCACTTCCTGTTCTCCGATCAGATCATCAACTACAAAGCCGATACGGTTATTGTTAATTCCAACTATAACCACCTGCACCTTGTCTTTTTTGCGATTATCATTGCCCAGCGCGAAAACTTCATCCATACGCAGGATATTAATAACATCATTCCTGAGACGGATGGCTTCCATTTTGGCAATCTTGGAAATATCTTTTTTGGTTACCTCCACTATTTCTATAACATTGACCAAAGGTATAGCGTATACACATTTGGTCACTCTGGTTAATAATGTGGAAATTATGGCCAGAGTTAAGGGCAGTTTAATAATAAAAGTACTGCCTTTACCTTTTTCCGTGATTATTTCTATAATACCGTTCAGCCTGTCTACATTTTTCTTGACCACATCCATGCCCACACCGCGGCCCGATACTTCGGTAACAACCTCCGCGGTGGAAAATCCGGGGGCGAAAATCAGGTTAAGGATATCCTTTTCCTGCATATTCTTGGCATCATCTTCTGTAATCAGACCTTTGGAAAGCGCTTTTTCCCTGATTACAGCAACATCAATACCTTTACCGTCATCCTGAATTTCTATGATAATTGAACTCCCCTGGTGATAAGCACGCAGAGTAATCTTGCCTTCTTCTTTTTTGCCGTTCTTCCTGCGTTCAGTCGTGGTTTCGATGCCATGATCTACCGCGTTCCTTACCAGATGCATCAAGGGATCGTTGATTTCTTCAACAACCGACTTGTCCAGTTCCGTATCTTTACCTTCTATAACCAGATTAATTTTTTTATCCAGTTTTCTGGCCAGGTCCCGCACAACCCGTGAGAACTTGGTGAAGACCAGATCTATAGGTACCATCCTGAGCTGCATTATGCCTTCCTGCAATTCATTGGTAATACGCATCAGCTGGACTACAGTATCTTTTAATTCGCTAATTTTATTGTTGCGACCGAAAATTTTTACCATATCGGATTCTATCTGCACAAAACGGGCCTTATTAATAACCAGCTCACCGGCCAGATTTAAAAGTCCGTCTATTTTCTGACTATCAACCCGTAACGTGGTTGAAGAACTCTTGCGCATATGATCGTTATCTTTAACAACCATCTGACCTTTAGAAGCATCTTCAACTTTTTCGTTGTCTTCCTCTTCAGGCTCTTCTTCTATTACTTCATCCTCTCCCAAAGCTTCTTCTACAACAGGTTCAACAATTTTCTCGATAACCGGCGCAGCTACAGGTTTTGCTTCCTGCTTTACCGGGGCCGGAGCGACTTTTTCAGGTTGTTTTACAGTAGCGGCGGCAGGTGCATCGTCAACAAACATCAACGGAGTGATTTCTATTTTCTCAACCTCGGGCATGTTCATTTCTTTTTTTATTTCATCAAGGGGAACTATGGAAGAAAATATAACATTAACCTCTTTCAATTCGTCATCTTCCAAGTCATCTTCCAGAGGATTGGAAACAATTATTTCTCCCAATTCCTTAATCTTGTTAAAGAGCATAAACATAAACAGGGAAACCACATCACAGGAATCGCCGATTTTTATAAAGGCTCCATAAATAGGGTTACCCTCTTTTTTAACAATTTCGAAAAGTTTTATTTCATCTTCGTCCATCGTTCTGCCCAGGAACGCTTCCAGAGAATCCAGAGAATCCAAAGAATTGGCGGGTTGTGCCTCGACAACCGGTTCCGGCGTTGCTACAGGTTCTGTTTTCACAGGTGCGGGCGTTTCTTCTTTAACACTTTCAGCTTTTTTCTTTTTATCTTTTTTGTCGGGTTTATTTTTGGCTTTACCTTCATTCTCCAGAATTGTTTTTAACTTTTTGGAAACAGCCTCAATATCGGTATTAAATACTCCGCTGTCCACTTCGCCCATCAGCTCCATCAATACGTCCAGGGCTTCAAACATAACATCAAGGTGGGCGGAGGTTAAAGCCAGTTTTTTGTCGCGGATCAAATCAAAAATATTTTCCAGGCCGTGAGTAAGCTCCATCATTTTGGCGAAACCCACCAAGCCCGAACCGCCTTTGAGAGTATGCGCGGCCCTAAAAACCTCGTTGATTATTTCTTCGTTATTTTTATCTTTTTCCAGAGCCAGAAGACCGTCATTTAATATTCTGATCTGATCTTCGGCTTCATCAATAAAATCCTGGATGTTTATATCAAAATTCATTTATCCCCTCATGATTTTTTTATAAATGAATTGTCTTACGAACCGACTAAACTTACATTTGTATCATTAATTTTCGTAAGGTCCAGAAGGATGACCAGCATTTCCTGTACCTTGCCCACGCCCTTTATATAATTGGAATCGATTCCCCCTACAATTGGCGATGGCGGTTCGACCAAACTTGCCGGTAAACGTAAAACTTTCGAGACACCGTCCACAATCATGCCCATGATCTTGCTTTCTATTTCCACAACAATAATCCTGGTATCTTTTGTTTCTTCCTGAACAGGCAAATTAAAGCGTTTACGCAAGTCGATAACCGGGATCACTTTACCGCGCAAATTGATTACACCTTCCACATAGTCCGCTGTACGGGGAATTTCAGTGATAACCTGCATTCTGATAATTTCCTGAACTGCCAGGATGTCTATGCCGTAAACTTCCTCACCCAGAAAAAAAGTAACCAGTTGAAAAATATCTTCTTCAGACGCTAACAAATCGGTTTCATTAACGGCTTTTTCAATCATATCTTTTTTCATTTCGCACCCCTTTTGAAACTATACTTTTTGATTTCAGAAAATTATATGATAACCCCTCTTTTGGCAGCTATGATTGCCACTTACTAAGAATTGTATGCGGACAAAACTATTAAGTCAATAATTTCGGGAATAGATATACCTATTTTTTTTGTTTTAATAAAGATTGAATAAAAGCCTTGGAATGTTCGGTCGGATTCTCAGTCAGGAGTAAGGATAAACTCTGCAACAGACGTTCGGGTGTATCGATATTGTCAACCTGAATAATTGTCTTTTTTGAGGTATATGTTTTGTTTATTTTAAAAATCCTGTCACCCTTCACCGCGATCATGGGTAAATGCGTAATAACGATTAATTGTCGCTGAGCACTCATGTTTTTTAATACCTCTCCCATTTTGAAAGCTATATCCCCGCTGACACCGGAATCTATTTCATCAAAAATATAGGTAGATATGGGCGAAGCTTTGAGCAAGGCGGCTTTCAGGGCCAGCATAACTCTGGAAGTTTCGCCGCCGGATAATTTGTTTAAAGCGTAAAAATGGCTGCCTACATTCACCCTGATCAGAAATTCAAAAACATCGGCACCATGTTCATCGAACCCTTCTTTGGCAATAAAAGACGCTGAAAGCTCGGTCTTGTCCAGTTTCAACTGTTGAAGATGAGTTTTGATCAGGGCCATCACTCTTTC
The genomic region above belongs to Candidatus Margulisiibacteriota bacterium and contains:
- a CDS encoding response regulator — protein: MIINGNAEKMYIGTKDNGNPINAFIVDDSAFMIKTIQRMLESFGCAVIGSATDGEDAITKVAGIGAQIDVLTLDISMPKKDGLSALPELLKINPRMKVIMVSALGDKDKVKQAIMLGAKHFVVKPFKQEKVFDIIRWVVEKD
- the cheB gene encoding chemotaxis-specific protein-glutamate methyltransferase CheB, which gives rise to MSSKINVLIVDDSLFIRTYLNRVLSADENIGTVKMANDGAAALSILTTYKPDVITLDVEMPRMNGLETLSIIKKRYNIPVIMVSALTRKGADITIKSLELGAIDWIQKPDDAFDLTSHDRLKLELLQKIQLAVKKEATSPQAEKLATTTYAVVDRDNITKEQFRQHVKESNWEPKGNVQLDFSLVAIGISTGGPSALNQIIPVLPDDLNAAVIIVQHMPSTFTKVLAERLNDISKMNIKEAEDEDVIERGYVYIIPGDKHFRIKEEGRNTMKIKLDSYAKVGGFRPSAETLFYFVAEAAKSNSIGIIMTGMGNDGSENIGLIKQYSGKTIAQDEESCVIFGMPKAAINKGNINFVLPLNKIVDKIKELVIK
- a CDS encoding chemotaxis protein CheA: MNFDINIQDFIDEAEDQIRILNDGLLALEKDKNNEEIINEVFRAAHTLKGGSGLVGFAKMMELTHGLENIFDLIRDKKLALTSAHLDVMFEALDVLMELMGEVDSGVFNTDIEAVSKKLKTILENEGKAKNKPDKKDKKKKAESVKEETPAPVKTEPVATPEPVVEAQPANSLDSLDSLEAFLGRTMDEDEIKLFEIVKKEGNPIYGAFIKIGDSCDVVSLFMFMLFNKIKELGEIIVSNPLEDDLEDDELKEVNVIFSSIVPLDEIKKEMNMPEVEKIEITPLMFVDDAPAAATVKQPEKVAPAPVKQEAKPVAAPVIEKIVEPVVEEALGEDEVIEEEPEEEDNEKVEDASKGQMVVKDNDHMRKSSSTTLRVDSQKIDGLLNLAGELVINKARFVQIESDMVKIFGRNNKISELKDTVVQLMRITNELQEGIMQLRMVPIDLVFTKFSRVVRDLARKLDKKINLVIEGKDTELDKSVVEEINDPLMHLVRNAVDHGIETTTERRKNGKKEEGKITLRAYHQGSSIIIEIQDDGKGIDVAVIREKALSKGLITEDDAKNMQEKDILNLIFAPGFSTAEVVTEVSGRGVGMDVVKKNVDRLNGIIEIITEKGKGSTFIIKLPLTLAIISTLLTRVTKCVYAIPLVNVIEIVEVTKKDISKIAKMEAIRLRNDVINILRMDEVFALGNDNRKKDKVQVVIVGINNNRIGFVVDDLIGEQEVVIKSLDNSLVDSPGIAGASILGDGTVALIIDVSTLIEKVVQGIYKCLPK
- a CDS encoding chemotaxis protein CheW, producing MKKDMIEKAVNETDLLASEEDIFQLVTFFLGEEVYGIDILAVQEIIRMQVITEIPRTADYVEGVINLRGKVIPVIDLRKRFNLPVQEETKDTRIIVVEIESKIMGMIVDGVSKVLRLPASLVEPPSPIVGGIDSNYIKGVGKVQEMLVILLDLTKINDTNVSLVGS